In Xenorhabdus poinarii G6, the following are encoded in one genomic region:
- a CDS encoding aldo/keto reductase, whose amino-acid sequence MELRHLSQNFAVSAIGYGAMGLSEFYGETDNNNALKLLDNLLNTGVKFIDTANFYGRGHNERLIGHFLGRLDQATRDEFKIATKCGIDRDPNEAYARRINNAPNYITQCCHESLQRLGIEKIDLFYLHRVDKDASIEESMDCLSRLVKEGKIGHVGLCEVSASTLRKAHAVFPVTALQTEYSLWTRDIEDEILPVVKELDIGLVPYSPLGRGFLTGRYLKNSDFQEGDFRKNNARFLQKNMDHNRQLINAIHPLAEKYNCTTGQIALAWLLAQYERTVPIPGTKKMSYLVENAGAAAIELDRTDLETLNNTRNTFTVKGNRYSEDGMKGINA is encoded by the coding sequence ATGGAACTTAGACACCTTTCTCAGAATTTTGCAGTTAGCGCCATCGGCTATGGAGCAATGGGCTTAAGTGAATTTTATGGGGAAACAGATAATAATAATGCGTTAAAACTATTGGATAATCTGCTCAACACCGGGGTGAAATTCATTGATACCGCCAATTTTTATGGTCGGGGTCACAATGAAAGACTGATTGGACATTTCCTTGGTAGGCTTGATCAGGCGACTCGTGATGAATTTAAAATCGCCACAAAATGTGGTATTGATCGCGATCCTAATGAGGCTTATGCACGTAGGATCAATAATGCGCCTAATTACATCACTCAATGCTGCCATGAGTCATTGCAGCGTTTGGGGATTGAAAAAATTGACCTCTTTTACTTGCATCGAGTGGATAAGGATGCCTCGATAGAAGAAAGCATGGACTGTTTATCACGTCTAGTGAAAGAAGGGAAAATTGGTCATGTAGGTTTGTGTGAAGTGTCAGCCAGCACGTTGAGAAAAGCGCATGCGGTATTTCCTGTGACAGCACTTCAGACTGAATATTCTCTCTGGACACGTGATATTGAGGATGAAATTCTGCCAGTCGTGAAAGAACTGGATATAGGCTTGGTTCCATATTCCCCTTTGGGACGGGGTTTCCTGACAGGGCGGTATCTGAAAAACAGTGATTTTCAGGAAGGTGATTTCCGTAAAAATAATGCGCGTTTTCTGCAAAAGAACATGGATCATAATCGTCAGCTTATCAATGCAATACATCCATTGGCAGAAAAGTACAACTGTACGACTGGACAGATCGCCCTGGCATGGTTGCTTGCACAATATGAAAGGACAGTACCGATTCCAGGGACAAAAAAGATGAGTTATCTGGTTGAAAATGCGGGTGCTGCGGCGATAGAACTCGACAGAACAGATCTCGAAACGCTCAATAATACCCGTAACACGTTCACTGTAAAAGGAAACAGATATAGTGAAGATGGTATGAAAGGTATTAATGCTTAG
- a CDS encoding carboxymuconolactone decarboxylase family protein produces MKQDTELTNYGRDIMNQLELHMRGALNVGVTPEELLEVVIQMAIYAGVPACMNGLTAYRAAIVATEKSNSIASRG; encoded by the coding sequence ATGAAACAAGATACTGAATTAACAAATTACGGTCGGGACATTATGAACCAATTGGAATTACATATGCGAGGTGCTCTTAACGTTGGTGTAACACCAGAAGAGTTACTTGAAGTTGTCATACAGATGGCAATATATGCGGGAGTACCTGCGTGTATGAATGGGCTAACCGCATACCGCGCTGCGATTGTTGCTACAGAAAAATCTAACTCAATTGCATCAAGAGGTTAA
- a CDS encoding MFS transporter, with translation MTSEIKNPEMSFRIWLALFILSISTFTIVTTELAPIGLLTPIADGLHTSESSIGMTVSLYAWVGALSALFASLFLGHLSKKRLLLTLTIILFVSNALSATVDSFGVLLIARIVGALAHGAFWAMIGATAVAMVPIKYLGTATSIVFGGVSAASVFGVPLSNYIGLNFGWRQAFWLMALLCVVAFIGIMLIVPKITSKSTLGINALKKVLGSTFAAFTFIEPWLHSQPTLSKNFIPAVLFIYGIAGLAGNFLTGMIIDKYLKATVILSALLIGIVLLMLGNSSESISRTNILITVVVWGISISGIFVGFQTWVFRLAGDEAFPASAVYVSFFNGAIGIGASVGAWIVSALSLHALFVTAGTAITLSILLITIIPSNKPVSEKFTDKAI, from the coding sequence ATGACTTCAGAAATTAAAAATCCTGAGATGTCATTCAGGATATGGCTAGCTTTATTTATTCTCTCTATATCAACGTTTACTATAGTAACAACTGAGTTGGCTCCGATTGGCTTGTTGACACCTATTGCAGACGGACTTCACACTTCAGAATCCAGTATTGGGATGACAGTATCTCTTTACGCTTGGGTAGGTGCATTGAGTGCGCTTTTTGCGTCCCTATTTCTGGGTCATTTATCCAAAAAGCGCCTTTTGTTAACCCTAACTATTATTCTGTTCGTATCAAATGCCTTGTCTGCAACTGTTGATTCATTTGGCGTACTGCTGATTGCCCGCATCGTTGGTGCTCTGGCTCATGGTGCTTTTTGGGCAATGATCGGCGCCACAGCAGTGGCGATGGTACCTATAAAATATCTGGGTACAGCAACATCTATTGTCTTTGGTGGGGTATCAGCTGCCAGTGTATTTGGTGTTCCTTTGTCTAACTATATAGGATTGAATTTCGGTTGGCGTCAGGCATTTTGGCTGATGGCACTGCTCTGTGTAGTCGCATTCATTGGTATTATGCTTATTGTCCCTAAGATCACATCCAAAAGTACATTGGGTATTAATGCCCTAAAAAAAGTACTGGGATCAACTTTTGCCGCTTTTACTTTCATCGAACCTTGGCTTCACTCACAACCAACATTGTCTAAAAATTTCATACCTGCAGTTCTATTCATTTATGGTATTGCTGGCCTGGCTGGTAATTTCCTGACAGGTATGATTATTGATAAGTATCTAAAAGCCACTGTCATACTCTCGGCTCTGCTTATCGGTATTGTTCTTCTGATGTTAGGCAATAGTTCAGAGTCAATATCACGTACCAATATCCTGATTACGGTGGTTGTGTGGGGGATATCAATTTCAGGAATCTTCGTCGGTTTTCAAACCTGGGTTTTCCGTCTGGCAGGCGATGAAGCTTTTCCTGCATCTGCAGTTTATGTTTCGTTTTTTAACGGAGCAATCGGTATTGGAGCCTCAGTGGGGGCCTGGATCGTCTCCGCATTATCACTTCATGCACTATTTGTTACGGCAGGTACAGCAATTACGCTATCGATACTTCTCATTACGATAATCCCTTCTAATAAACCCGTCAGTGAAAAATTTACGGATAAGGCTATATGA
- a CDS encoding LysR family transcriptional regulator codes for MDSINNKLPSIKQLQCFLAVAQELNFRRAAERLRMTQPPLTRHIKCLEEILGCDLFSRNTHEVHLTDAGRMLVEKATYLINEFTLFMREIKNEKAHVRIGFTRTLNFDNIPELGDKIKTLMFGDDIDIQHLTSSQLLHFLSKGQMDIVITGERSLHSEHDFKFHWIYREPLLLAMPSSHPASLKGKIALTDVSDLPLFWFSRNANPVFYDKCEKYFQRLPFLLQRRKEPDDSLVMLANIARGKGMALMPRSMCVFNQEGLCYRELVDDAAQSLNIDVYAVTSKNETREVVINGLNYLLSDTASE; via the coding sequence GTGGACAGCATTAACAATAAGCTACCCAGTATAAAACAGTTACAATGTTTTTTAGCTGTTGCTCAGGAGCTTAATTTCAGGAGAGCCGCAGAGAGGCTACGTATGACACAACCCCCTCTGACTCGGCATATCAAATGTCTTGAAGAAATTCTCGGTTGTGATCTTTTTTCCCGTAATACTCATGAAGTTCATCTGACAGATGCCGGGCGGATGTTAGTTGAAAAAGCCACATATCTTATCAATGAATTTACGTTGTTTATGCGTGAAATTAAAAATGAGAAAGCGCATGTGCGGATTGGTTTCACCCGAACATTGAATTTCGACAACATACCCGAACTGGGTGATAAGATAAAAACACTGATGTTCGGCGATGATATTGATATACAACACCTGACTTCCAGCCAACTTTTGCATTTTCTCTCGAAGGGGCAGATGGACATTGTGATTACAGGGGAACGGAGTTTGCATAGCGAACATGATTTCAAATTTCACTGGATCTATCGAGAACCTCTTTTACTTGCCATGCCATCTTCTCATCCCGCTAGTTTGAAGGGAAAAATTGCTCTCACCGATGTCTCAGATCTGCCTTTGTTTTGGTTTTCAAGGAACGCAAATCCCGTTTTTTATGACAAATGCGAAAAATATTTTCAGCGTTTGCCTTTCTTGTTGCAAAGGCGCAAAGAACCGGATGATTCACTGGTGATGCTTGCGAATATTGCAAGAGGAAAAGGAATGGCGCTTATGCCTCGTTCCATGTGTGTATTCAATCAAGAAGGACTTTGTTACCGAGAGTTGGTTGATGATGCTGCTCAATCCCTGAATATTGATGTCTATGCTGTAACGAGTAAAAACGAAACCAGAGAAGTGGTTATAAATGGCCTAAACTATTTGCTTAGCGATACAGCCTCCGAATGA
- a CDS encoding NAD(P)/FAD-dependent oxidoreductase has protein sequence MEKFDVVIIGAGAAGLFCAAQAGQAGLNVLVLDNGKKAGRKILMSGGGRCNFTNLYTEPTAYLSANPHFCKSALARYSQWDFLDLVQRHHIPYHEKTLGQLFCDDSAQQIIDLLLKECEIGQVTIRLRNEVTHLEKTEQGFVITASEKKVSAHSLVVASGGLSMPGLGASPLGYRIAEQFGLNILPTRAALVPFTLHKPLLERLQILSGVAVPAVVSAKDATVFRENILFTHRGLSGPAILQISSYWQPGEYVSINLLPDTDLACFLDKEQRSHPNQSLKNTLAKLLPKRLIECFQSLGQLPEVPLKQLNSTQQKALIATLQCWQVQPNGTEGYRTAEVTLGGVDTHELSSKTMEAHKVKGLYFIGEVVDVTGWLGGYNFQWAWSSAWACAQALATSEPGIK, from the coding sequence ATGGAAAAATTTGATGTAGTTATTATTGGTGCTGGCGCTGCCGGCCTATTTTGTGCTGCGCAGGCAGGACAAGCCGGATTAAACGTTCTGGTACTGGATAACGGCAAAAAAGCAGGCCGAAAAATTTTGATGTCCGGCGGAGGACGCTGCAATTTTACCAACCTGTATACCGAACCGACGGCATACCTTTCTGCCAACCCCCATTTTTGTAAGTCAGCACTTGCTCGCTATAGCCAATGGGATTTTCTTGATCTTGTACAACGCCATCATATCCCTTATCACGAAAAAACATTGGGACAACTTTTCTGTGATGACTCAGCGCAACAAATTATAGACCTGCTTTTAAAAGAGTGTGAAATAGGGCAAGTCACTATTCGGTTGCGCAATGAGGTCACTCATCTCGAGAAAACAGAGCAAGGCTTTGTTATTACCGCATCAGAAAAAAAAGTAAGTGCACACTCACTTGTTGTGGCTTCAGGTGGATTATCCATGCCCGGCCTGGGAGCCTCTCCTTTAGGTTACCGCATTGCAGAACAATTTGGACTGAATATCCTGCCCACACGGGCAGCATTAGTTCCCTTTACCCTGCATAAGCCGCTACTAGAGCGATTACAAATTCTCTCGGGTGTCGCGGTTCCTGCTGTTGTGTCTGCCAAAGACGCGACCGTATTCAGGGAAAATATCCTGTTCACTCATCGCGGACTTTCCGGCCCTGCGATCTTGCAGATTTCCAGCTATTGGCAACCCGGTGAGTATGTGAGTATTAACTTACTTCCCGATACAGATTTAGCCTGTTTTCTGGATAAAGAACAGCGCTCTCATCCCAATCAGAGTTTAAAAAACACGCTGGCTAAATTACTGCCTAAGCGTTTGATCGAGTGTTTTCAGTCTCTTGGACAATTACCGGAAGTGCCTTTAAAGCAGCTTAATTCCACCCAGCAAAAAGCATTGATCGCGACTCTACAATGCTGGCAAGTACAACCGAATGGTACAGAAGGCTATCGTACCGCGGAAGTGACACTTGGCGGAGTAGATACTCATGAGTTGTCATCAAAAACGATGGAAGCTCACAAGGTAAAAGGGTTGTACTTTATTGGTGAAGTCGTCGATGTGACCGGCTGGCTCGGTGGATATAACTTCCAGTGGGCGTGGAGCTCAGCGTGGGCTTGTGCGCAAGCATTGGCAACTAGTGAGCCAGGAATAAAATAG